AGCCCAGGCAAATTAAACAATCtggttaaataatatttatgaaagaATCCATTCATAAATAGGCCACGAAATTTTGCACGTCATTGTACGTAAGATTGAAGAAAATTTTAAGTCACCGGTGGTGGGGAGTAACATAATAAGCCTAATTTCAGAAGTCCGGTAATTACCTCTCCTGATAGgcatgtttttgtttaatttgacTGGGCTATGCGTGTAATTAGTGAAAAAAACTCTCCTTTTATtaataggccaatcaaattagaacCAAAATCGTTTTGTGGAATTAATttccagcaagctggaaatcattTGAATACCTTCCTTTGGTCCTAAATCCatataatccgagtttgctccatcccaggtgTTGATAAATTTTGGGAACCTTACATTTTACCTTGGATTAACAAAACCattcgatgtagaaggaacccaccatCAATTACAATGTCACTACCAGCAAGCTTGttgtggatcagacactggtgaaAACAAATTCGGATTTTAGAAGAAATTCAAAGTGGCGGCCGTGTTTACAATCTTTGACTACGAATTCATATAAGGGTATCTTTCCGATCCTCAGATGTAATTTGTTATCGTGACTAGAtcaaattttccgtcggacgtaccgtttttgaACTACAAGAAAAAAACTTAATAGCAAAAAAGTTCCACAACttctggaatggagcaaactcggattacacaaATTTAGGATCAAATAAAGGTATTAAGACGATTTGACTGGCctcttaaaatacttaaaaagtaccttgttaatatttagtttataattatgttattattaaactACTAGTTCCTTGATGTACATTtggggtttttttatttttcttgcccCCGTTCAGAATCGCGTCGCATGCAATTGACAAATAGTCGTCATTGGGAAGTAATGGTTACTTAATGATAGTGAGTTTAGTTAATAAATTGGCAAAATATTTCGTATGTGCAATATATCAATTGCATCTTCAATAAACGAATGATAACTGGCTTAAATTGAAGTCCCATTGACGTCTATTGTATTTGCCAATTGAACGTCATTTTGTCGTTAATAGGACTTCTTTTGAAGACGTCGTAGTATCTTGCATACATCACAGCAGGGTAATAACGTAATACTGCGTACGTACGTTAGGACGATCCAAATGTCAttcattgtgtaaaaaaattacatttggaTCGCCTCAACGTACATACGAAATTTTACGTAATTGCCCTACAGGAGACgtctatattacgttactaaaagacgtcctactaacgacgttaaaagacgtccatattacgttactattgaacgtcctaccaacgacgttggaagacgtctaaattacgttactaaaagacgtcctactaacgacgttaaaagacgtccatattacgttactattgaacgtcctaccaacgacgttggaagacgtctatattacgttactaaaagacgtcctactaacgacgttaaaagacgtccatattacgttactattgaacgtcctaccaacgacgttggaagacgtctgaattacgttactaaaagacgtccatattacgttactattgaacgtcctaccaacgacgttggaagacgtctatattacgttaataaaagacgtcctactaacgacgttaaaagacgtccatattacgttactattgaacgtcctaccaacgacgttggAAGACGTCCATATTCCGTTACTATTGGacgtcctaccaacgacgttggTAGACGTCCAATACGACGTCGTTAGAGACGTCGTGAGGCTATGACATATGTTCGTCATTTCGAACGTCTGTACGACGAAAGTAGCGACGTCATTAACGTCTGAAATGACCGTGAATGGACGTCGTGACGACGAAAATTTGCTACCTGGGATGTACGCATTTCGGTCGTCAGGGTAAAATTATATAGCTTCATTACTACTAACTAAATGATCAAGTTACAAGTGTTCCCGACCTTTTCTCTGTCATGACCATGAGTTAATGTTCCAGAACATGAGTTTCCTTAAACTAGGGTATAAAACTTGGCAGTCAATAAAATAGGTACTCAGTTTATCCCAAGCATTTGAGATGCACTCGAGATGTTAAAAACAACTGTCATGTTAAGAGCTCTGGATCAATCAGCCAAAGGATAATTTTACCTACATTTTGACCACCGCATCGTCCTACGTTTAAACCTATTAGGTATACCTAATAGTATAATTCCGACATACCAGCCACCACGGCGAGGCCCGAATCTACTTCGCTATGCCAGAGCAACAGATGATATAGCGCCGTCAGAAACCAATATTCCAAATCTTGTATCCATACATAATGTGCAATTCAGTGATTCAACTATACCAGATCCCCACCAAGAATATCAAGAGATTAACCAAAGAAGTACTCCCAGCGTTGATTCACCCGACCCCAAGCGAGGTGGAGGATAGTCTCAGAACATCTACTGGTGACAGGGACAGTAGTCCAACATACCCGGGCTACAATACACGCAATGCAAGAGATATAAAACTTCCTGGACTTCTGAATACTCATGAACCAATGTCTATATCCCCGCGTCCTCGCATCCCGGAACCCGTTACCCGTACTCATATATTAGCGCGGACAGCGCGTGATGTTCAAATCCCTGGAATAAAGAAACCTGCACATCGAGATGTAATAATTCCACACTGGAGTCCTCATGTCAAAAGTAACCCCTGGGGTAGTCTTGGCGGTAGACGGCATGCATACAAGAAGCCTGGACGAGGAGACAAAGGATAAAACCGCATATAAAGCTCACACGCGTCTGAGGAGGAGTCCACAAAAGAAACCTCGCCGTAATGTGATTATAATAATTCGTAAAAAGAAACATTACGAAAACAAAATGAATACGGGCGTTTTTTATTTGTCTTCTTtagtgtattatttttaattgcagTTATGAAAAACTATATTCTAAACATAGCCATATTCTTGTCCGTTGtgtttttaactaaatttatatCATCTAAACGATTAATCAGCTTCTTTACTTATGATTGTAAAAGCATTTTATTCTGacaacaatgtttaaaaaaatattagtcagTCGTATGATAGACAGAATGAACTGACCTGGGGCAAGGTCGACTTCTTCTTACATATGTCTAATACCCATTGTAGCAATTCAAACAGGTTACTTTTATTCGTATACTATAAAATAGGCAAgaactatttaatatttatcattcactGTTCATACACGACAGAGAAAGCTCACAAAATGTTCTCCAAAGTAAGTTCATcaaatacttacctatacacttttacgtttgttttatacaaaacatgtacctatatatatactaattaatacgaaattttatattaaattcataacaaataaatattattttaattacagttAGTGGCCCTTTGCGCGTTCATGGCGGTCTCTCAGGCTGGTCTCTTGCCTGAGCCCCACTACTCACACGCTGAAGCCGTCTCCTCCCAAAGCATCGTGCGTCACGATGAGCAGCCCCATCACTCCGCCAAGTTGATCGCCACTCCCGTTGCCAAACTGGCCGTCGCCGCCCCCGTCGCCTACCATGCCGCTCCCGCCCCCGTTGTCTATCACCACGCCGCCGCCCCCACTCCCGTTGCCTACCACGCTGCTCCCGCCACCCACTACGCCGCCCCCATCGCTAAGGTCGTAGCTCACCACGAGGAAGAAATCGTGAGTTGACCAATgcagtcataaaataaaatatcaacatgataatattatgtcgatatgattatatttatatcatattatttGCTATAATAGCTACAAGGAGGCATTGTACCTAttaaagctaataaataaaaactgcagaatgtatgtatatttttttgagtaacaaatgtacctaagtaaataatatacgttattaatattttatatatattacaggCGTACCCCAAATACGAGTACACGTACTCCGTGGCTGACGGACACACCGGCGACAACAAGTCCCAGCAGGAGACCCGCGATGGAGATGTCGTGAAGGGCTCTTACTCTTTCCACGAGGCTGACGGCTCCATCCGCACCGTGGAGTACACCGCTGACGACCACAACGGCTTCAACGCGGTGGTGCACAACACCGCCCCCACGCACGCGCCCGCCGTCCTCAAGGCCGCTCCCGTCCTCGTCAAGGCTGCGCCCGTCTACTACCACcactaaattgttattttgattaagaaatgttatttattgtaaatatagaataccTGCGAATGAAACACGAAAAAAGGATTTTTAATACAAATCACCCCTCAAGAGGAGAGTGGATGACCAGTTCTTCATActgaaatagtagattgttaaccgagGGATGAAAGGTAATAATGATGCCTTTTATCCGAGTTAAATACGGTACTTTTCATTTccaatacgaggaaagtaaaatacgtgttttttttaaacatggctaagtatattttttatagcattccttgagggtactttcaattaaccatttaggtaaaagtatcgttgtTTATGGAATGgtgagttaaatatcagaatggaaattgtataacaaatctattataattaaatttaaattgcttatagtaatacatgaaaaaaatcttacttaaaaaaaatcttacgtaaaatgctctagtgcagaaacatatcgctttctgcacactttttaggtCAACAATGCTCCTCTATCAGAGCATGAGAGCAGAAAATGAAAACGTACATATTTAGATTACTATTATCACTGCAGCACTGGCGCAATATACGTAACTGAATCCAATTTATAAAGGATtcaataataatgaatattacGTGGAACTCTGCGTAGGgagcgccactaccacaatccatcacaatttGAGGGTCTACCGTGAAAcaataaaatcgaaatttcgttatccctatcactcttgcatattcgagcgattaagaggcagataactaaatttcgatattCGCGTtttccggtaggccctttgtaaacaaacggtcttgatgcatcaatgtcatattttattatctgtaaaaacttgtcaaaaaacagatTAAGgcatgtaagtatgtataagttactctatggtttatgaaagtgctagtgctgcactctggcggcagaacattgcagtaaaaCTCACTATTTATAACCAGATGCCTGAATTCTCGTAGCATTTTTGAATTTTCCTAGGGACTTCTCATTTATTGACCACCGATATGTACTCgtacatatatcgatacaaagTAGAACACATTAAATGAAAGAAGATGAAattagaggtaaacaacaggcggtgttATCGCTAAAGAATGATTTCTTCCAGAATCCTTTTTAGTAGTTGAAAATGTGATACAGAGATAcgcaataaaaacaatgaaaacggaatagttaataattttttatttaattacttcagtacagcgtttttttttcacttacaTGTTCAATTCAAAGTCTGTTTTTGTGCTAACAAGTATTGCATTAGTTACGTactttaaaaaagaaacaatcaTATTTTCCATATTATCTTGTTAAATTACTTACTTTACAGTGAAATATCCATCTACTTATaacgttttaatattttatggaTATGTATATGTCTATAAATTAGATGTGCCTATATATAACAACAAGTGAAATAAGAATGCAATGGCAAAAACAATGGGTATATCGTAAACTTTAGGTAAatgatttctttaaattttaaagCAACTCCGTtcaatacaaaaatgaaaaatctaattaCACGTGCGCCTATATGAGGTCCGTTAATCTACTTAATCTAGACGTCCAATCCACAAAGCGGCATACTTCCGCTAAAGTTATAGGAATGTTGgctgtacctatataataaaaatgatttctttttttttagtttaagtcgttgaattcaaaataaaactctttaaaTTCCTAGATTACtttattcaatattaataaaaatgaaaacctCTGCTAACATCCACGTAATAGCAAAAATCAAATGTGTCTTTTGACAACTCGTGATGTATGTAAATAGGTACATCTCGGGGCTTGAGCGTTGCAGGAGACTGAAAAACGCGAGATATAAATAACtttcaggccaattcaaacgtatgTACCTACTAACGTTAggatgatatttgaatcataataTTATTCAGTTATCGTGTATAAGTTAAATGCCATTCTAATACcagtgtacgttcaaattgaTCTGTTTGATCTTATATTGCACAGTATCTGCATCTGCTGTATCTGCATCTTTTCATCTCAACAGTGAATAAGAAggaaaaatacaacctgaaagaAATTTAAGCCTTTTTCATCTCACAAAAGAAAAATTTGGTACAaaaggtggacttaatgccaaaactTTCATTAAAGTAccacataaaaacaaaatgaaagaatttccaaagaaaataatatataaataaaacaacaaacttcaatttgacagtttgattcgagaattaaaataaagttcgGGTGTAATATAGATATTTGACTACCTACTAGGTTATACATCGATAAAAGTATATTGTTGTAAAGAATTACTTTTGCATTTTTACGGTAcacggtttttagggtttcgtacccaaagggtaaaacgagaccctattactaagactccgctaccgtccgtccgtccatctgtccgtctgtcaccaggctatatctcatgaaccgtgatagttagacagttcaAGTTTTtacatgatgtatttctgttgccgctataacaacaaatactaaaaaaacgggtaaacaccgagggttccgtacaaactttgcattatctcgtgtaactataaaggcgaaagacttttgaacagaagtacctatactacgtatatttgtgtacagcgccatctatgtctaactaatttgcgcgatgtaatgcacgtatgttggtttttcgaggataattctctatcatgcgAACCGATTCCAGTGAATTcgtttaaagtaaattaaaaaaaatacattttaaaaaggaCAGAAAAACCCTAATTAGAAGTCTGGGCTAATTCTTTTGTGTACTTATATGTTGCTTTCTTTGTGgaactaattttattaattttattagtaagTCAAGTATGACTGTTACTGTACAGACCAATAGTTGTTACAGTTTTATTGTGGGTATatagttttaataatttaactctcttgcaaataaatttacatacaattatatttaatttgtatagcTTGTAGTTGCGCTCTCTCGAAagggtttccacggaagaccagcgtcgggGTCCCCAAAGGTTCCTTGACAtgaagctgagtggagaccatttcagtGACGCTTTATAATGATACTATGTCAGtgttattagttaagtttaaattaagcttttttgaataaagcttcttctattctattcgatttcaaaaattgatcttttatttggaaaaagGTGTATTTACTGTAATATCATAGAAATTccaggtgtaataaacacacgtaaaataagctaaattgcaaactgaattcagAAAGGCTTTTTgttgattaaaaataatatactaaggtagaggtctgattatatttttcctgtaaattttatattaatgttaatattatgtgaaaaattattaatttttcgtcggtaaacttcgAAGATAAAGGGGGGGAAcggtaattattttttcacattttcctttataaataaaattattttctttatgaaaaaagaagaaaaaatgttttggaatgtacaattggAGCTCTTTCAAAGGATACCCCttttgacctagtcactagaatttgaaattttgccccctcttcatattgggcattttccatgattaataaaaaagaaaaaaataataatactttcaatgtgtctgggttagcattgttcataactattccaaatttcaaatcgatagcttaagtggttctcgagatatttagcgatgtgacagacggacggacggacagattcGCACCTTTTGTTCcattttggtacggaaccctcggtgggcgagtccgactcgcacttgtccggttaaCATTTAAatgcgtaaataaataaatatattaaatcaaataattataacGAATAAGTATATCTAATTTATATTAGGGAGGCCCCCAGGTTGAAATGCCATCTGAAGTTTGTCTCACGTTCGCCGCGCAATCTACTTACTGTTTTTACTAGCTAAGTACCCTTTTTCAAGCTGTTGAGGTAAATAAACATTTGTCAgattaagtacttacctataaatCGTTTTACGCAGACTTTTTATTGCTATTGAGAGAGCAAgggagcaaagtttgatatttcttcgagtgcttattttgagtctcgtgcaagcgaaagattctataattgataACTTACTACAGTAAGGAACTCAAGAGCggacgagatgtaaataactttgatctcgtgtagtacacaaaaaatttcacgacagcagtgtgaacatatttgaaagttaaaaatacaacctcaaaaaatgtaatccgtcttcatcactatttcactcatgttttcttaaggtattctaaccaTTGAATACTTACATCAATGATTCTAACAATTATGTTTAACTACCGCAATAAAACGAAACGAAAgaaaattcaattaaataatacctaaggAAATAATGAGGtagtaacgaacatcaattgacagttcaatcgaccactttttttttgtaaaaaaaactttgtaagatacggtccgaattgcggatacaactatttgtcaactatagtcgAGATCGTTAAGAGTAGAATTATTTgttttgcgtaacaattgcgtatttttttaaattcattgttttgattgtataataaaatacgtaaaatatggtgttttaattaaattttaaacttttatttcattaattaattattacgattgAGGACTcctagggtgttttggaacgataca
This portion of the Cydia pomonella isolate Wapato2018A chromosome 7, ilCydPomo1, whole genome shotgun sequence genome encodes:
- the LOC133519927 gene encoding histidine-rich protein PFHRP-II-like isoform X3, with product MTEKANKMFSKLVALCAFVAVSQAGLLPEPHYSQAEAVSSQSIVRHDEQPHHSAKLIAAPVAKLAVAAPVSYHAAPAPIVYHHAAPAHVAYHAAPTVHYAAPVAKVTAPPHYSHAEAVSSQSIVRHDEQPHHSAKLIATPVAKLAVAAPVAYHAAPAPVVYHHAAAPTPVAYHAAPATHYAAPIAKVVAHHEEEIAYPKYEYTYSVADGHTGDNKSQQETRDGDVVKGSYSFHEADGSIRTVEYTADDHNGFNAVVHNTAPTHAPAVLKAAPVLVKAAPVYYHH
- the LOC133519927 gene encoding cuticle protein 8-like isoform X1; this translates as MFSKLVALCAFMAVSQAGLLPEPHYSHAEAVSSQSIVRHDEQPHHSAKLIATPVAKLAVAAPVAYHAAPAPVVYHHAAAPTPVAYHAAPATHYAAPIAKVVAHHEEEIAYPKYEYTYSVADGHTGDNKSQQETRDGDVVKGSYSFHEADGSIRTVEYTADDHNGFNAVVHNTAPTHAPAVLKAAPVLVKAAPVYYHH